The nucleotide window CAGGCGATGGGGATGATGAGCAAGTAGTAATTGAATTAAAATCTATCCCAGCTGAATATAATCGACTTATTTTCGTCGTAAATATTTATGATGCTGCACGCCGTAACCAACATTTTGGCATGATCCAAAATGCCTTTATACGCGTTGTAAATAGTGCCACAAATGAAGAAATTTTAAAGTATAATTTGTCGGAAAATTACTCAAACCAAACAACATTGATTACAGGTGAAATTTATCGCCATGAAAATGAATGGAAGTTTGCTGCAATTGGAACTGGTACACAAGATGTTTCAATTGGTGACGTAATAAAAAAATATCAATAATTAAGGAGCGATTTACGAAATGGTAGTATCATTAGCAAAAGGTCAAAAGGTTGATTTAACAAAAACAAATCCTGGTTTAACAAAAGTAAGCATCGGCTTAGGCTGGGATACAAATAAATATGATGGCGGAAAAGAATTTGATTTAGATTCATCTGTCTTTTTATTAGAGGCTAGCGGGAAAGTTTCAGGGCCAGAAGGTTTCGTATTTTACAACAATACAACGGGTGGAAATGGCACTGTCGTACACTCAGGGGACAACTTAACAGGTGTTGGTGATGGTGATGACGAAGTAGTACATGTAGATTTAGCAAATGTGCCATCGAATATCGAAAAAGTCACATTTACTGTAACGATCCATGATGCAGAGACACGTGGTCAAAACTTTGGTATGGTGTCAAACGCGTTTATCCGTGTATTTAATGAGTCAGGCGAATTAATTCGTTATGACTTAGGTGAGGACTTCTCAATTGAAACAGCACTTGTTGTCGGTGAATTATACCGTCATAACGGCGAATGGAAGTTTGCAGCAATCGGTTCAGGCTACCAAGGTGGATTAGCAGCTTTATGTAATGATTTCGGTTTACAAGTAGGTTAATTTTTTATAGTCAGGGGGATTATTCATGGCAATTCAATTAAGTAAAGGGCAACGAATTGATTTAACAAAAGGTAATCCAGCATTACAAAATATTGTTGTTGGCTTAGGCTGGGATTTGAAAAATTTTGACGGAGGTGCAGCTTTCGATTTAGATGCATCTGCTTTCTTATTAAATAATCAAGGAAAGTGCCGTCAAGATTTAGATTTTATTTTCTATAATAACTTAGTAAGTCCAGATGGTTCAGTAGAGCATACTGGTGATAATCGTACAGGTGAAGGCGATGGGGACGATGAGCAAATTAAAGTTCACTTAAACAAAGTCCCATCAGACGTCGACAAAATTGCTATTACGGTAACAATTCATGATGCAGAGGGACGTCGTCAAAATTTTGGACAAGTAACAAATGCTTTTGTTCGTCTTGTTGATGAAGATTCCGGCTCGGAAATACTACGCTTTGACTTAGGGGAGGATTTCTCAATTGAGACAGCGGTCGTATTTTGTGAACTATATCGTCATGGTAATGAGTGGAAATTTAATGCCGTAGGATCAGGCTATCAAGGTGGATTAGCAGCGCTTGTAAATGCATATGGCTTAAGCGTGTAACCTTGATTTTGCCGAAAAGGAGTTTAAATTAAGGGAAGACATTCAGTTGTCTTCCCTTTTTGAGTACAATGAGGGGATGATTGGCAATGCGCTTTTTTGATAAAGAAGTGTTAGACGGACAAAATACGCTTTTCTATGAAGCACCACGTCCATTTACAAAATATACAGAAATACAGCGACTTCGGTATTGTGTTGGAGCAGCGCTATATATGCCAGCAACAAGAGAGATGATTGCACAAGAAATCATCACGCGAAAACACCCATCACTAACGACAATCGTAATCGATTTAGAAGATGCATTAGGAGATTTACAAGTAGAGGGGGGGATCGACCAATTAAATAAAACAATCGATACGTTAAGTACAGCGCTACATGAAGGTACTTTGCTTATTGAACATCTCCCATTATTATTTGTGCGTGTACGCGATGTTATGCAGCTACAGCAAATTATTCATATGCTCGGAGAAAGACAGCATGTTTTAACTGGCTATGTTTTACCGAAATTTTCGCAAGATAATGGCCGAGCTTTTTTAGAGTTGATTGAACAACAAAATAAAAGCGGTTACAAACTATATGCTATGCCTATTTTGGAATCGCCTCATTTTTTATTAAAAGAGCAACGAATGGACAATTTACTAGCAATTCGTGCTATTTTAGTAGAATTTGAGCAATATATTTTAAACATTCGAATTGGCACGACAGATTTTTGTGGTTTATTAGGTGTACGCCGAACAATAAGTTCGACCATTTATGACATCCACCCCGTTCGAAGCTGTATCGAGGACATTTTAAATATATTTTTAAGAGATGATTCACCATATATTATCTCAGGTTCAGTTTGGGAGTATTTTAGCCAACAGGATGACGGAACATCGTCGGCATTTTTAGGGCTATTACGTGAAATTGAAATGGATCGACTGAATGGATTAATCGGTAAAACAATTATTCATCCATCACATATAGAACCAGTAAATGCAATGTATACCGTTACGCATGAAGAATTTATCGATGCAAAGCGTATTTTACAATTATCAGATGGCCAACTAGGTGTTCAAAAAAGTGAGTATGGCAATAAAATGAATGAAATGAAACCTCACTTTAATTGGGCGAAGCGAATTTTACTGCGCGCTGAAGCATTTGGTGTATTACAGCCAAATGTACAGTATATGGATTTGTTACAAAGGAAGGTACTAAAATGAACAGCTATCATGTTTTGAATAAATTTACAGTCGACGTCAACATTACTGAAAATCCATATGGCTTTCAGCAGCAGGAACTATTTGACATGGCGATGCGCATTAATAAAAAAAGAAGCTTTTTATTCGTAAGCAAAGTGCTTGGGAAACATTTAGCAGTACGACCTCAAGTACCCATTTTAATTAGCCATTTATTGGCACATCGCTATGGAGAAGTTCGTGAGGATTTACTAGTAGAAACAACAGATTTGATTGTAAATGCGCTAAAGCAAGGAGAGAATTTCTTCGAGACGCTACAGCTTATACAAAAGCATCCAATTCAATCGAAGAAGTCTCTTCGAATAATTGGCTTTGCTGAAACGGCAACGGCTCTCGGTCATGCTTTTTTTGATGCCTTTTCAGGGGATGTACGTTACGCCCATACTACACGTGAGCAACTTATAGGGCAAAAACCAATCATCACCTTTGAGGAGGAACACTCCCATGCATCAAGACATCGCTTATATTCAGCACCAGATTTTTTTGAAGGCAATGTAGAGGTGGTGCTTGTTGACGATGAAATGACGACAGGGAAAACGAATCAAAATATTATTCGACAGCTTGTAAAGGCTTTTCCACATATTAAAGAATATACGTTAGTCTCCATATTAGATTGGCGAGATGAGGACAATGTAAGAGACTTAGTAGAACTGGCTCAAGAGTTAGAAATCGAAATTCATGCTGTATCTATTTTGCAAGGGCAATTCAAGTTAACGATACATGAGGATCTCATTGAGACCGAATCACTTACAAAGTCTACATCACAAGCGACTGTTATTGAGGCGCAATCTTTTGAAGAGGCGCTATCGTACGATTTACGAGAATGTCAGTCTGTTAATGAGGAAGGACAGTCGTGTGAGGCCAATTATTATATGGGCACAGGACGCTTTGGTTGTACTGTTGTGGAAAAAGAGCAATATATGAACAGATTGCAGCCAATAGGAAATGCGCTAAAAGCGATGCGGATGGGCAAAAAGAGTTTAGTTCTAGGTACAGGAGAGTTTATGTATATTCCAATGGTGCTTGCTACTCAAATGGGGGAAAATGTCTATTATCACTCAACAACGCGTAGCCCAATTTATGCCCACGTGGATTCGACGATTTATGAAAAAATATCTTTTAAAAGTCCCGAATTCCAAGGGGTAACAAATTATTTATATAATCTTTCTCAACAGGAATATGACGAGATATTTGTGTTTTTTGAACGAATCGTTGATCAAGACGCGCTAAATGGACTCATCAGTCAGTTACAGCGCTTTGCAAAACAAGTCCGAGTACTTACATTGGGAGGGAAAGCGGTTGTTAAAGTATAAGCCTGATGTAATGGGAAGTTATGACAAGCAAGATGTGACGTTTTTATTACGTGATATTAGTCATATATCTGTTGAACAAAGTACAGAGGAACGTGAACGGAAAATACAGTCTGGAATGGTACATTATTCAGAGATGCTACCAGAAGAATTTCATCCGAGTGAGCAATATATGAACTTATACAATGAAATGCTAGAAAAATATGCAAAGAAGATTGCGGCTAGTGTGGCAATTGTAAGTGAAAAAATTGTAAAGGAACGGGGATTTGATAATTTCGTGCTCGTAAGCTTAGCGCGAGCTGGAACACCTATAGGTATTCTCATCAAGCGTTATTTACAACTTGCCTATGCAATTAACATCCAGCATTACTCTGTTTCAATTATTCGAGGTCGAGGTATTGATGAAGCTGCACTTACTTACATTGCTGAAAGTCACCCGTTTAGTACTATCCAATTTGTCGATGGCTGGACTGGAAAAGGGGCTATTACAAGAGAGCTCCAGCAATCCATTGCCAAGTGGAATACGTATGGAAAGAAACGCTATGATGCTAATTTAGCAGTTTTAGCGGACCCAGGTCATTGTGTGGAATTATATGGTACGCGAGAGGACTTTTTAATTCCTTCTGCTTGTTTAAATTCAACTGTTTCTGGGCTCATTAGTCGTACCGTTTTAAATAAAGCGATCTTAGCACCGGATGATTTTCATGGGGCAAAATATTATGAGCATTTATCGGATGTGGATGTTTCTAATGCATTCATTGAAGCCATTTGTACGCATTTTAATGAATCCCTTGTAAAAACATCGCAGCTTGCAGTACAACACTTTAATGAAGATTCATCACCAACTTGGCAAGGGCTAAACAGTGTCGAGCATATTCAACGACAATACGGAATTCAAAACCAAAACCATATTAAGCCTGGTATTGGGGAAACAACAAGGGTTTTACTACGACGTGTCCCATGGAAAATTCTTGTGAATCCATCAGCTGAAGAAAATTTATCCCACATTTATTTACTTGCAAAAGAACGAGGGGTAATGATTGAACATTATTCGAATATGACGTATTCATGCTGTGGGCTCATTAAGGAGTTGCACTAAATGAAGCTGTTTACATCTGATTTAGATCGCACATTAATTTTTTCTGAAAGATCTATCGGTAAACTTGAGGAAGAGCGGATTTGTATTGAGCAATTGGAGGATAAAAAGATCTCTTATGTGACAAAGAGAATTTGCGACCAATTAGAAGAAATCAATAATAGGATGTATTTTGTTCCTGTCACGACCCGCTCACTTGCGCAATATGAACGGATAATGTTATTCCAAAATACCATTATCCCTCCCGTAGCAATCGTCGCAAATGGAGGCGTGATTCTACGCAATGGACAAGTTGACCTAGAGT belongs to Solibacillus sp. FSL R7-0682 and includes:
- a CDS encoding TerD family protein; protein product: MAIQLSKGQRIDLTKGNPALQNIVVGLGWDLKNFDGGAAFDLDASAFLLNNQGKCRQDLDFIFYNNLVSPDGSVEHTGDNRTGEGDGDDEQIKVHLNKVPSDVDKIAITVTIHDAEGRRQNFGQVTNAFVRLVDEDSGSEILRFDLGEDFSIETAVVFCELYRHGNEWKFNAVGSGYQGGLAALVNAYGLSV
- a CDS encoding phosphoribosyltransferase family protein, whose protein sequence is MNSYHVLNKFTVDVNITENPYGFQQQELFDMAMRINKKRSFLFVSKVLGKHLAVRPQVPILISHLLAHRYGEVREDLLVETTDLIVNALKQGENFFETLQLIQKHPIQSKKSLRIIGFAETATALGHAFFDAFSGDVRYAHTTREQLIGQKPIITFEEEHSHASRHRLYSAPDFFEGNVEVVLVDDEMTTGKTNQNIIRQLVKAFPHIKEYTLVSILDWRDEDNVRDLVELAQELEIEIHAVSILQGQFKLTIHEDLIETESLTKSTSQATVIEAQSFEEALSYDLRECQSVNEEGQSCEANYYMGTGRFGCTVVEKEQYMNRLQPIGNALKAMRMGKKSLVLGTGEFMYIPMVLATQMGENVYYHSTTRSPIYAHVDSTIYEKISFKSPEFQGVTNYLYNLSQQEYDEIFVFFERIVDQDALNGLISQLQRFAKQVRVLTLGGKAVVKV
- a CDS encoding cysteine protease StiP family protein, translating into MGSYDKQDVTFLLRDISHISVEQSTEERERKIQSGMVHYSEMLPEEFHPSEQYMNLYNEMLEKYAKKIAASVAIVSEKIVKERGFDNFVLVSLARAGTPIGILIKRYLQLAYAINIQHYSVSIIRGRGIDEAALTYIAESHPFSTIQFVDGWTGKGAITRELQQSIAKWNTYGKKRYDANLAVLADPGHCVELYGTREDFLIPSACLNSTVSGLISRTVLNKAILAPDDFHGAKYYEHLSDVDVSNAFIEAICTHFNESLVKTSQLAVQHFNEDSSPTWQGLNSVEHIQRQYGIQNQNHIKPGIGETTRVLLRRVPWKILVNPSAEENLSHIYLLAKERGVMIEHYSNMTYSCCGLIKELH
- a CDS encoding HpcH/HpaI aldolase/citrate lyase family protein produces the protein MRFFDKEVLDGQNTLFYEAPRPFTKYTEIQRLRYCVGAALYMPATREMIAQEIITRKHPSLTTIVIDLEDALGDLQVEGGIDQLNKTIDTLSTALHEGTLLIEHLPLLFVRVRDVMQLQQIIHMLGERQHVLTGYVLPKFSQDNGRAFLELIEQQNKSGYKLYAMPILESPHFLLKEQRMDNLLAIRAILVEFEQYILNIRIGTTDFCGLLGVRRTISSTIYDIHPVRSCIEDILNIFLRDDSPYIISGSVWEYFSQQDDGTSSAFLGLLREIEMDRLNGLIGKTIIHPSHIEPVNAMYTVTHEEFIDAKRILQLSDGQLGVQKSEYGNKMNEMKPHFNWAKRILLRAEAFGVLQPNVQYMDLLQRKVLK
- a CDS encoding TerD family protein, with the translated sequence MVVSLAKGQKVDLTKTNPGLTKVSIGLGWDTNKYDGGKEFDLDSSVFLLEASGKVSGPEGFVFYNNTTGGNGTVVHSGDNLTGVGDGDDEVVHVDLANVPSNIEKVTFTVTIHDAETRGQNFGMVSNAFIRVFNESGELIRYDLGEDFSIETALVVGELYRHNGEWKFAAIGSGYQGGLAALCNDFGLQVG
- a CDS encoding TerD family protein produces the protein MTVNLQKGQRVDLTKGNTGLNKILVGLGWDPVQQKSGGGFLSSLFGGGGGNSANVDCDASVILLKNDRLTDRTDVVYFGNLKGANGAVSHSGDNLTGAGDGDDEQVVIELKSIPAEYNRLIFVVNIYDAARRNQHFGMIQNAFIRVVNSATNEEILKYNLSENYSNQTTLITGEIYRHENEWKFAAIGTGTQDVSIGDVIKKYQ